The Sporocytophaga myxococcoides genome window below encodes:
- a CDS encoding transporter produces MRKVLRTVFIISVLVFEFKSSAKGQQNFLPGFAGLMCGSQSDPGIYAVAFGWGMNVKKVADRNGKTHFFPNGDVLLLKAPALSLVVATRKKILGGNYSFSVTGAICNSRLEIPNIIGASKSYPYGITSTYIQPISLGWKTSRADFIAGYAVYLPTGKWVWLGQHNYGLGMWTQEINLGTTIYLNHKKSIHFAIEANYDINSKKRGVSYRTGWPLTLQGGLGTNYGNPDKLLSGWLGVAGFAQWITVKTKFNSDLGPIDGPYAHIYGLGPELVVFKGGLTFRYLMEFGAKSNYLGPIWCVTLNWQIKKLKA; encoded by the coding sequence ATGAGAAAGGTTTTAAGAACCGTTTTTATTATTAGTGTATTGGTTTTCGAATTCAAATCTTCAGCTAAAGGCCAGCAAAATTTTTTGCCAGGTTTTGCCGGACTTATGTGTGGTAGTCAATCCGATCCTGGTATTTATGCAGTGGCTTTTGGATGGGGAATGAATGTTAAAAAAGTTGCTGACAGAAACGGTAAAACACATTTTTTTCCCAATGGTGACGTGTTACTTTTAAAAGCTCCTGCTTTGAGTTTAGTTGTTGCTACAAGGAAGAAAATACTTGGTGGAAATTACAGTTTTTCTGTGACAGGAGCTATCTGTAATTCCCGACTCGAAATTCCCAATATTATCGGTGCAAGTAAATCTTATCCTTATGGGATAACTTCTACTTACATACAGCCCATCAGTCTTGGCTGGAAAACATCAAGGGCAGACTTTATTGCCGGGTATGCTGTTTACCTTCCTACAGGTAAGTGGGTCTGGCTAGGTCAACACAATTATGGCTTGGGTATGTGGACACAGGAGATCAATTTAGGTACAACAATTTATCTGAACCACAAAAAAAGTATTCATTTTGCAATAGAAGCTAATTACGACATCAATAGTAAAAAGAGGGGTGTTTCTTATCGAACCGGTTGGCCTCTGACATTACAGGGTGGTCTGGGAACTAACTATGGCAATCCGGACAAGCTATTAAGTGGTTGGCTCGGAGTGGCTGGATTTGCACAGTGGATAACAGTAAAAACAAAGTTTAATTCTGACTTAGGACCTATCGATGGTCCATATGCTCATATTTATGGACTAGGGCCTGAGTTGGTCGTATTTAAAGGCGGACTTACATTTAGGTACTTAATGGAGTTTGGAGCTAAAAGCAATTATTTAGGTCCAATTTGGTGTGTGACGTTAAATTGGCAGATAAAAAAGTTGAAAGCTTAA
- a CDS encoding pectinesterase family protein has product MQHLRNREHIQLRRVKLVLILGLFFNLTISNTAQTLIPVDNSVNVSNDMQFKVTFSATPTLQSSGKISLYKSNGAIVETIDLSKMPTGMPMSITWPWTETLNGTTIRVIPVTVDGKSVYIRFSSNAMDFSTGYYITVEKSIFSNASSLGFNGITANNWSFTTRSKPAADLEYTVSADGTGDFATLQGVLNFLPTGNANAKILVKNGTYIGLAYIKGKNKYTIEGESKTGVIIKGYNNSNLNASTHWRSVVNIQGDDINLISLTFINTTPNGGSQAEALKASGARIVIANCDFYSYQDTVLLDGKVYVKDCMLEGDVDFIWGTGAVFFQSCEIRANDNGGYNVMARNNNSVHGYAFADCKLTRTSSATTIHYLGRDAGANYPYAEIVYLNCTLGSHIPVEGWSLNSSIDASNIIFAEYKSVNELGALINTSGRNPKSKQLTASQAAQYRDLNWFFNGWTPFVPTYGVKDCAGVTGGSAFKDDCGICVGGTTGKSACVKDCNGIANGTATFDICSRCIGGTTGKIACSSVGEAEDEACNFDGVLEAKNPGFKGTAYINVDNAIGTRILFSINATTSGNKTFSFRYANGGVTDRPATIKVDGNALTSAISFPSTGEFTTYKAVDLTINLSSGSHFLELASATADGLANIDQIGYVSADISKASCEEVVTSIDNESAAQSIVIYPNPSPSSFHIQVSAPLNIEITDAEGKTINTFYNVTELEFGNDLKPGLYLAKVQNKVYKFVKY; this is encoded by the coding sequence ATGCAACATTTAAGAAACAGAGAGCACATCCAACTTAGGAGAGTGAAGTTAGTTTTGATTCTGGGACTTTTTTTTAATTTAACAATCAGCAATACTGCACAAACACTGATTCCTGTCGATAATTCGGTAAATGTGAGCAATGATATGCAGTTTAAGGTCACCTTTTCTGCTACACCTACCTTGCAAAGTTCAGGCAAAATAAGTTTGTATAAATCAAATGGCGCAATAGTAGAAACAATTGACCTTTCGAAAATGCCTACAGGAATGCCCATGTCTATAACCTGGCCCTGGACAGAGACGCTTAATGGAACAACCATAAGAGTTATTCCAGTGACTGTTGATGGTAAGTCTGTCTATATCCGGTTCTCAAGCAATGCTATGGACTTTAGCACCGGCTATTATATAACTGTCGAAAAATCTATATTCTCAAATGCTTCCTCACTCGGCTTCAATGGGATCACTGCAAACAACTGGAGTTTTACAACAAGATCAAAACCTGCTGCAGATTTAGAATACACTGTATCAGCCGATGGAACCGGGGACTTTGCAACGCTTCAGGGAGTTTTGAATTTCCTGCCTACAGGTAATGCCAATGCTAAAATATTGGTAAAAAACGGAACCTATATTGGACTAGCTTATATCAAGGGTAAAAATAAATATACTATAGAAGGAGAAAGCAAAACGGGAGTAATCATCAAAGGTTATAATAACTCTAATTTAAACGCAAGTACACACTGGAGATCTGTAGTGAATATTCAAGGCGATGATATCAATCTGATAAGTCTGACTTTTATCAATACAACTCCGAATGGGGGAAGCCAGGCAGAAGCATTAAAAGCAAGCGGAGCAAGGATTGTAATTGCGAACTGTGATTTTTACAGTTATCAGGATACTGTTTTGCTGGATGGAAAAGTCTATGTTAAAGACTGTATGCTTGAAGGGGATGTAGATTTTATCTGGGGAACAGGAGCAGTGTTTTTCCAGTCATGTGAGATCAGAGCCAATGATAATGGAGGTTATAATGTCATGGCCAGAAACAATAACTCAGTTCATGGTTATGCTTTTGCGGATTGCAAACTTACGCGTACCTCTTCAGCTACAACTATACATTATTTGGGTAGAGATGCAGGAGCGAATTATCCCTATGCTGAAATTGTTTACCTCAATTGCACTCTGGGATCACATATTCCAGTGGAAGGATGGAGCTTAAACAGTTCTATAGATGCTTCCAATATTATTTTCGCAGAATACAAAAGTGTAAATGAATTGGGAGCTTTGATAAATACTTCCGGAAGAAATCCTAAATCCAAACAGCTTACTGCAAGTCAGGCAGCTCAGTACAGAGATCTGAATTGGTTTTTTAATGGATGGACCCCTTTTGTTCCGACCTATGGTGTTAAAGATTGTGCAGGAGTTACGGGAGGTTCAGCCTTTAAAGATGACTGTGGTATTTGCGTTGGCGGCACTACAGGGAAATCAGCATGCGTTAAAGATTGCAACGGTATAGCAAACGGAACCGCAACCTTCGATATTTGCAGTCGATGCATAGGAGGAACGACAGGCAAAATAGCTTGTTCATCAGTAGGGGAAGCAGAAGATGAAGCCTGTAATTTTGATGGGGTTCTTGAAGCCAAAAATCCCGGTTTTAAAGGAACAGCATATATTAATGTTGATAATGCAATCGGAACAAGAATTCTATTTTCTATTAATGCTACCACTTCTGGAAATAAAACTTTTAGTTTTAGATATGCAAATGGCGGCGTTACGGATAGACCAGCTACAATTAAAGTTGATGGCAATGCTTTAACTTCCGCAATAAGTTTTCCAAGTACTGGGGAATTTACTACTTATAAGGCTGTAGATCTTACTATAAATCTAAGTTCCGGTTCTCATTTCCTTGAACTTGCTTCCGCAACAGCAGATGGACTAGCAAATATAGATCAGATTGGATATGTAAGTGCTGATATAAGCAAAGCTAGTTGTGAGGAAGTTGTTACTTCTATTGACAATGAAAGTGCTGCTCAATCTATTGTTATATATCCCAATCCAAGTCCGAGTAGCTTTCATATTCAGGTTTCAGCTCCTTTGAACATAGAGATTACAGATGCCGAAGGTAAGACAATTAATACATTTTATAATGTCACAGAACTTGAATTTGGCAATGATTTAAAACCTGGATTGTATTTAGCAAAAGTTCAAAACAAAGTATATAAGTTTGTGAAGTATTAA
- a CDS encoding DNA-3-methyladenine glycosylase family protein, with product MINKNNIITIKKPPHFSFTECLWFLDRNYDDCAHSVKQDAVWKALKLGEDLYLLRIYEKDKFLNIEVLVGSVNVKSKKLIEAFVIEWFDLNNDLESFYSALKKDKQLAYMYKDFYGLRLMGITDLFESLCWCIIGQQINLSFAYKLKRRLVEQYGTKMEYQGSLFYIFPDFKILAGASTDELKEMQFSTAKASYLISIAKAFSEGKLSKNILRTLPDMESRHKLLTSFRGIGTWTANYVLMKTIRDPNCIPHGDAGLLKAFINHNIIEDKKDSKNIKLFFERYKNMESYIVIYLWRSLAIQ from the coding sequence ATGATAAATAAGAATAACATCATAACAATTAAAAAACCTCCCCATTTCAGTTTCACAGAGTGTCTTTGGTTTCTGGATCGTAATTATGATGATTGTGCTCATTCTGTAAAGCAGGATGCCGTTTGGAAGGCTTTAAAACTAGGAGAAGATCTTTATCTTCTCAGAATTTATGAAAAAGATAAATTCTTAAACATTGAAGTTCTTGTTGGGTCAGTAAATGTTAAAAGTAAAAAGCTTATAGAAGCTTTTGTAATTGAATGGTTTGATTTAAATAATGATCTTGAGTCCTTTTACAGTGCACTTAAAAAAGACAAACAGCTGGCTTATATGTATAAAGACTTTTACGGTCTTCGTCTTATGGGGATTACAGATTTATTTGAATCTCTTTGCTGGTGCATCATCGGTCAGCAGATCAATCTCTCTTTTGCATATAAATTAAAACGAAGATTGGTAGAGCAGTATGGAACAAAGATGGAATATCAAGGATCATTATTTTATATTTTTCCAGATTTCAAAATACTTGCAGGTGCTTCGACAGATGAATTAAAAGAGATGCAATTTTCTACAGCAAAGGCTTCCTATTTAATCAGTATAGCCAAAGCCTTTTCTGAAGGAAAGCTGAGTAAAAATATCCTTCGGACATTACCTGATATGGAGAGCAGACATAAGCTCCTGACAAGCTTTCGTGGAATAGGCACATGGACAGCAAATTACGTGCTTATGAAAACAATCAGAGATCCGAACTGCATCCCTCATGGAGATGCAGGATTACTTAAAGCCTTTATAAATCACAATATTATAGAGGATAAAAAGGATTCTAAAAATATCAAACTCTTTTTCGAAAGGTATAAAAACATGGAAAGTTATATCGTTATCTATCTGTGGAGAAGTTTGGCTATCCAATAA
- a CDS encoding HAMP domain-containing protein: protein MKIKTKIAIGIGVLVILTLAQGIVCNIFLMKASEASGKILQDNGASIEYTKEMMAAIDQIFEIYIREKNNIKANKSEEALFKSFEKNLLSEKNNITEKGEREIVENLSKMYHDFKKEAMNKNSELNKSNHLLIDHYIKIKEYLVAVLSINMEAINHKNDIAKGMNKKALLYIYIVEVLTVIWILPLLFILPALIANPIEELKEKMREIAKGNFKQKIIVVRNDELGELAEEFNQMAEKIYEYQHKGRRNDLF from the coding sequence ATGAAAATCAAAACAAAAATCGCAATAGGAATAGGGGTTTTGGTAATTCTTACACTTGCTCAAGGTATTGTTTGTAATATTTTTCTCATGAAGGCATCTGAAGCTTCAGGAAAAATTTTGCAAGACAACGGTGCTTCTATTGAATATACCAAAGAGATGATGGCAGCAATAGACCAGATATTTGAAATTTATATAAGGGAGAAGAATAATATAAAAGCTAATAAGTCTGAAGAAGCCTTGTTTAAATCGTTTGAAAAAAACTTGCTATCGGAGAAAAACAATATTACGGAAAAAGGAGAAAGGGAGATTGTGGAAAATTTATCGAAAATGTACCATGATTTTAAGAAGGAGGCAATGAATAAAAATTCTGAGCTAAATAAGAGTAATCATCTACTTATAGATCACTATATAAAGATAAAGGAATATCTTGTGGCCGTTTTAAGTATTAATATGGAAGCAATTAATCATAAGAATGATATAGCTAAAGGTATGAACAAGAAAGCGCTTTTATATATTTATATTGTTGAAGTACTTACCGTAATATGGATTTTACCTTTACTTTTTATATTACCAGCCTTAATTGCCAATCCTATTGAAGAACTTAAAGAGAAGATGAGAGAAATAGCTAAGGGAAACTTCAAACAAAAGATTATTGTAGTAAGAAATGATGAGTTAGGAGAGCTGGCTGAAGAGTTTAATCAAATGGCAGAAAAAATATATGAATATCAGCATAAAGGAAGGAGAAATGACCTTTTTTAG
- a CDS encoding outer membrane beta-barrel protein, with the protein MIKINIYSLIFICSLFVSQLAKAQVYEKGNVIVDAYYGGPNLYTGVVKTFYKADQALGNFADLKYKSVGPVGLKFEYLVGAKIGLGIHANYALTAVEGQSVDGSKTYSYEASYSRLRIMPTLNIHMGNSKRFDPYFSFGVGYANRKFKETTDNPNIPEISIKNASPLALRAEFGMRYFFTDHIGLNFLVGVGGGPLAGGGLSFKF; encoded by the coding sequence ATGATCAAAATTAACATCTATTCTTTAATTTTTATTTGTTCTTTATTCGTTAGCCAGCTAGCTAAAGCACAAGTTTATGAAAAAGGTAATGTAATTGTAGACGCTTATTATGGAGGTCCTAATTTATATACCGGAGTTGTAAAAACTTTTTATAAGGCTGATCAGGCCTTAGGCAATTTTGCAGACTTAAAATATAAGTCTGTAGGTCCTGTAGGACTTAAATTTGAATATTTGGTAGGTGCTAAAATTGGCCTGGGTATTCATGCAAACTACGCCTTGACTGCAGTGGAAGGACAATCAGTTGACGGCAGTAAGACTTATAGTTACGAAGCATCTTATTCAAGATTGAGAATTATGCCAACTTTGAATATCCACATGGGAAATTCTAAAAGGTTTGATCCATATTTTTCTTTTGGAGTCGGATATGCCAACCGTAAGTTTAAGGAAACAACCGATAATCCTAACATCCCGGAGATTTCAATTAAAAATGCATCTCCACTAGCTTTACGCGCTGAATTCGGTATGAGATATTTCTTCACAGATCATATCGGTCTTAATTTCCTTGTAGGTGTCGGAGGTGGCCCACTGGCAGGCGGAGGATTGTCCTTCAAATTTTAA
- a CDS encoding ATP-binding protein, translated as MEKQANKSLDEFSNLGKMGSLIAAKDWQQTTLGPIKLWPSSLKSYLKLMLGSKYPMWLGWGKDYIKFYNEAYAPTLGVKHPESLGKSAKIIWKEVWDVVGPMWDRVMTNGESLYYENLLLFLERHGFKEETYHTFSYSPLPNDEGVIGGFFCAVSEETNKVISQRRLTTLHDLSDAFTKVKTEKEVFDCSSEILKRNPNDIPFALIYLFDKEQKRAILKEVIGAEKGQNYSPLVIELQSEKQDIWKFSELLSSPRNLLLENLSEFNYIPQGPWDECPTKAMILPLLKSGKDQLSGFLVSGISSRLKADEEYSKFLGLVAGQLSIALANTRAIEEERKRVEALAEIDKAKTLFFSNVSHEFRTPLTLILGPVKELISNNSQVSQEDKEQLHIVHRNSLRLLKLVNTLLDFSRLEAGRVQAVFSKTDLAKFTCELSSSFRSVVENAGLKFTVKTGTISEPVYVDHTMWERIVFNLISNAFKFTFKGAIDVSLRQINQHVELSVEDTGTGIPESELPNLFSRFHRIENSIGRTHEGSGIGLAMVNELVKMHHGTIKVESESGKGTTFIVSIPMGKAHLPEDRITSPDAKKSITLNALPHLEEEWETFNRNTSEYSNTTPLVTDLTKKKTERILIADDNPDMREYLSRLLIEHYEVIEVSNGEAALKAIKTENPSLVLSDVMMPNLDGIGLVRQLRSSGKTITLPVILISAKANEEATIEGIEAGADDYLVKPFSSKELLARVQTHLEMAELRKEAQKALNAERQQLYDLFMQAPAIIAVLMGPEHTIELANPRYMQLVGSNREIIGRPIREALPELSSQGFFNILDDVYQSGKSFTGNEAYVKLDRNNDGQLDEAFVNFVYQPMVNAKGIIYGILVHADEVTEQVKSRKQVEEQNRVLEMITRGYSLSESLSQLLLNIEKWSDHKIIGSVLLVDEDGKHLRHGASPSLPKEYSDEIDGIYISESVGLCGTAAFLKKEIIVPDIASAPLCRSFKDLALMHGLKACWSTPILSGDKLLGTFSIYYQTPHVPNSTDKKNVEFALRTITIAIERKRAEERLQASKDESDRQKRLYETITGNTPDLIYVFDLDYRFTYANEALLRMWGSTFEQSIGKSLLENGYEPWHAEMHEREIDQIVATKKPVRGVVSFPHAILGERVYDYIFVPVMNASGEVEAVAGTSRDITDIKNAENSLAEKNKELININNDLDNFIYTASHDLKAPISNIEGLVASMLENIDEKVKADEEFRYILSLINTSIQRFKTTIHDLTEITKVQKQIQEIVEEINCTEVIEDVKFIIQDQIKASGALVTIDDSNCSHIRFSRKNFQSIVYNLISNAVKYRHPSRTAEVLVSMEYKEGFYILTVKDNGMGIGESNINKLFTMFKRFHNHVEGSGVGLYIVKRIIDNAGGKIEVESQVNVGTIFRVYLPQAL; from the coding sequence ATGGAGAAGCAAGCAAATAAGTCTTTGGATGAATTTTCAAATTTAGGAAAAATGGGATCTTTAATTGCTGCCAAAGACTGGCAACAGACTACTTTGGGTCCTATTAAACTTTGGCCTTCAAGTCTGAAATCCTACCTGAAACTCATGCTTGGTTCGAAATATCCTATGTGGCTGGGCTGGGGCAAAGATTATATAAAGTTCTACAACGAAGCATACGCCCCCACTCTAGGTGTAAAACATCCAGAATCTTTAGGAAAATCTGCTAAAATCATCTGGAAAGAGGTTTGGGATGTAGTTGGTCCTATGTGGGACAGGGTAATGACTAACGGAGAATCTCTTTATTATGAAAACCTACTACTTTTTCTTGAGCGGCATGGATTTAAAGAGGAAACCTATCATACGTTTTCATACAGTCCCTTACCAAACGATGAAGGTGTTATAGGAGGATTCTTTTGCGCTGTAAGCGAAGAAACCAATAAAGTAATCAGTCAACGAAGGCTCACTACACTGCATGACCTCTCTGATGCTTTCACTAAAGTAAAAACTGAAAAAGAGGTTTTTGATTGTTCTTCCGAGATATTGAAAAGAAATCCTAACGATATTCCATTTGCACTTATTTATCTTTTTGACAAAGAGCAAAAGCGTGCTATTTTAAAAGAAGTTATAGGAGCAGAAAAAGGTCAAAACTATTCACCTTTGGTAATTGAACTTCAGTCAGAAAAACAGGACATCTGGAAATTTTCAGAATTATTGTCTTCCCCTCGGAATTTGCTCCTGGAAAATTTATCTGAATTCAATTACATTCCTCAAGGTCCGTGGGATGAATGTCCGACAAAAGCAATGATCCTGCCTTTGCTAAAATCAGGAAAAGATCAACTCTCAGGATTTCTGGTATCAGGAATAAGCTCCAGGCTTAAAGCAGATGAGGAATATTCAAAATTCCTAGGACTTGTAGCCGGCCAGCTCTCCATTGCGCTTGCCAACACAAGAGCCATCGAAGAAGAACGTAAAAGAGTTGAAGCGTTAGCCGAAATAGACAAAGCCAAAACATTATTCTTCAGTAATGTAAGTCATGAATTCAGAACTCCTTTAACATTAATTTTAGGACCAGTGAAGGAGCTGATTTCGAATAATTCCCAGGTAAGTCAGGAAGATAAAGAACAACTTCATATTGTACACAGAAATAGTCTCAGGCTGCTGAAATTAGTCAATACCCTTCTGGATTTTTCCCGCTTGGAAGCAGGACGGGTTCAGGCGGTATTCAGCAAAACTGATCTGGCAAAGTTTACCTGTGAACTGAGTAGTTCTTTCCGGTCAGTTGTGGAAAATGCAGGTTTGAAATTCACTGTCAAAACAGGTACTATTTCAGAACCTGTTTATGTCGATCATACTATGTGGGAAAGGATTGTATTTAATCTAATTTCCAATGCATTTAAATTTACTTTTAAGGGGGCCATAGATGTTTCTCTAAGACAGATAAATCAACATGTTGAATTAAGCGTAGAAGATACAGGCACAGGAATACCTGAATCCGAACTTCCCAATCTTTTCTCAAGGTTTCACAGAATAGAAAATTCCATAGGAAGAACCCATGAAGGATCAGGTATAGGATTGGCAATGGTAAATGAACTGGTCAAAATGCATCATGGAACCATTAAAGTGGAAAGTGAATCCGGTAAAGGCACTACTTTTATTGTTTCCATTCCAATGGGCAAAGCACATCTTCCCGAAGACCGAATTACCAGTCCGGATGCTAAAAAATCAATAACCCTGAATGCCTTGCCTCACTTAGAAGAGGAATGGGAAACCTTTAACCGTAATACATCTGAGTATTCCAATACAACTCCTCTCGTTACAGATCTTACCAAAAAGAAAACAGAAAGAATTCTTATAGCGGATGACAATCCGGATATGAGAGAATACTTATCCAGGCTATTGATAGAGCATTATGAAGTTATTGAAGTAAGTAACGGAGAAGCAGCTCTAAAAGCAATAAAAACAGAAAATCCCTCTCTGGTTCTTTCGGACGTCATGATGCCGAATCTGGACGGAATAGGACTAGTCAGACAATTAAGGTCCTCAGGCAAAACCATCACTTTGCCAGTAATCCTTATCTCTGCTAAAGCCAATGAAGAAGCAACTATTGAAGGGATAGAAGCAGGTGCGGACGACTACCTTGTCAAACCATTCAGTTCAAAAGAACTATTAGCCAGAGTTCAGACCCATCTGGAAATGGCCGAACTCAGAAAAGAAGCCCAGAAGGCTCTGAATGCAGAGCGGCAGCAGCTTTATGATCTGTTCATGCAGGCTCCCGCTATCATCGCTGTGCTAATGGGGCCAGAGCACACTATTGAGCTTGCGAATCCCAGGTATATGCAGTTGGTCGGCTCGAATCGGGAAATTATAGGAAGACCCATTCGTGAAGCCTTGCCAGAATTATCCAGCCAGGGCTTCTTTAATATTTTAGATGATGTCTATCAATCTGGAAAATCTTTCACAGGAAATGAAGCATATGTAAAATTAGACCGTAACAATGATGGACAATTAGATGAAGCATTTGTCAATTTTGTGTACCAGCCAATGGTTAATGCAAAAGGGATTATTTATGGCATTCTTGTGCACGCGGACGAAGTAACAGAACAGGTTAAATCAAGAAAACAGGTAGAAGAACAGAATAGGGTACTGGAAATGATTACAAGGGGTTATTCTCTTTCTGAGTCACTAAGTCAGCTTCTTCTGAATATCGAAAAATGGTCTGATCATAAAATAATAGGCTCCGTTCTTTTGGTTGATGAGGATGGAAAACATCTGCGCCATGGCGCTTCCCCAAGTTTACCAAAAGAATACAGTGATGAGATTGATGGAATTTACATTAGTGAATCAGTAGGTTTGTGCGGAACAGCCGCATTTCTCAAAAAAGAAATTATTGTACCTGATATTGCTTCAGCCCCTCTTTGCAGGAGTTTTAAAGACCTGGCATTGATGCATGGATTAAAGGCTTGCTGGTCAACTCCGATTCTTTCAGGCGATAAATTACTGGGTACTTTTTCGATATACTACCAAACGCCCCATGTACCAAACAGTACAGATAAAAAGAACGTTGAGTTTGCATTAAGAACTATTACTATTGCAATAGAACGAAAGCGCGCAGAAGAAAGATTGCAGGCTTCAAAAGATGAATCAGACAGGCAGAAACGGCTTTATGAAACGATTACAGGAAACACGCCTGATCTGATATATGTGTTTGATCTTGATTACAGATTTACCTATGCTAATGAAGCTCTGCTCAGAATGTGGGGAAGTACCTTTGAACAATCCATTGGCAAAAGTTTGCTGGAAAATGGGTATGAACCATGGCATGCAGAAATGCATGAAAGAGAAATAGACCAGATCGTTGCTACCAAAAAGCCAGTGCGGGGCGTGGTCTCATTTCCTCATGCAATACTTGGAGAGAGAGTTTACGATTATATATTTGTTCCCGTTATGAATGCATCTGGAGAAGTTGAAGCAGTAGCTGGAACTTCGCGAGATATCACTGATATTAAAAACGCAGAAAATTCTTTGGCTGAAAAAAACAAAGAACTGATAAACATTAATAATGATCTTGACAATTTTATATATACCGCTTCCCATGATCTTAAAGCGCCCATTTCCAATATAGAAGGTTTAGTTGCCTCCATGTTAGAAAACATAGATGAAAAGGTAAAGGCAGATGAGGAATTCAGATATATCCTGAGTTTGATCAATACATCCATCCAGCGATTTAAAACAACCATTCATGATCTTACGGAAATAACCAAAGTTCAGAAACAGATTCAGGAGATCGTAGAAGAAATAAACTGTACAGAGGTAATTGAAGACGTTAAATTTATTATTCAGGATCAGATAAAAGCATCCGGGGCCCTGGTAACGATTGATGATTCCAATTGCAGTCATATAAGGTTTTCCAGGAAAAACTTTCAAAGTATAGTTTACAATCTTATAAGCAATGCAGTTAAATACAGACACCCGTCTCGCACAGCTGAGGTCTTGGTCAGTATGGAATATAAAGAGGGATTCTACATATTAACTGTTAAAGACAACGGAATGGGGATTGGAGAATCGAATATCAATAAATTATTTACCATGTTCAAACGCTTTCATAACCATGTGGAAGGTTCCGGAGTTGGCTTATATATTGTAAAAAGAATTATAGATAATGCAGGAGGCAAAATTGAAGTAGAAAGTCAGGTAAATGTCGGCACTATATTTAGAGTATACTTGCCGCAAGCTCTATAG
- a CDS encoding methylated-DNA--[protein]-cysteine S-methyltransferase — translation MDNNNFDFDRIAKAIDFISKNIKKQPSLEEVAEAVHLSPYHFQRMFTEWAGVSPKKFLQFLTIEYAKKVLEKSPSKTLAEAAELTGLSTTSRLHDLFVNIEGMTPGEYKNGGENLTIRYSIRNSQFGDYLIASTGKGISNLFFFDGEEKKVVEELKASWTNASIIEDVDEDQTKVARFFANDFNDSEKIKLHLKGTAFQIKVWEALLKIPQGALTSYGQIAGSINQANASRAVGTAIGSNPVGFIIPCHRVIKNVGGIGEFRWGSQRKKAMIGWEASQLPPY, via the coding sequence ATGGACAACAATAACTTTGATTTTGACAGAATAGCCAAAGCAATAGATTTCATCTCAAAAAATATAAAAAAACAACCTTCACTGGAAGAGGTTGCTGAAGCAGTCCATTTAAGTCCTTATCATTTCCAGCGTATGTTTACAGAATGGGCTGGAGTTAGTCCTAAAAAATTTCTACAGTTTCTTACTATCGAGTATGCTAAAAAAGTACTTGAAAAATCTCCTTCAAAAACATTAGCAGAAGCAGCAGAACTAACAGGTTTGTCAACAACCAGTCGCCTTCATGATCTTTTTGTAAACATAGAGGGAATGACTCCCGGAGAATATAAAAATGGAGGTGAAAATCTAACAATCAGATATAGTATAAGAAATAGCCAGTTTGGGGATTATTTGATTGCTTCCACAGGCAAAGGTATTAGTAACCTTTTTTTCTTTGACGGTGAAGAAAAAAAAGTGGTAGAAGAGCTGAAAGCTTCATGGACTAATGCTTCAATTATAGAAGATGTGGATGAGGATCAGACAAAAGTAGCACGCTTTTTTGCCAACGATTTTAATGACTCAGAAAAAATAAAGCTTCACTTAAAAGGTACAGCGTTTCAAATAAAAGTCTGGGAAGCATTATTAAAAATACCTCAAGGAGCCCTTACCTCCTATGGGCAAATAGCGGGAAGCATTAATCAAGCCAATGCTTCAAGAGCTGTAGGAACAGCCATTGGTAGTAATCCTGTAGGTTTTATAATTCCTTGTCATAGAGTAATCAAAAATGTGGGTGGTATTGGAGAATTTCGTTGGGGAAGTCAGAGGAAAAAAGCTATGATTGGTTGGGAAGCTAGCCAACTGCCACCATATTAG